The window GCTGTTCCGAAATATACACTAAGGAAAGATAAAGTTTGTTTCACATTACATTGGCCTTTATTTTCTTATAATCTGTAATGCACTACAGTCACACGGTTGGTAGCTATAGTTTGAATTGACTGAACCAAAAACATGTCTCCAGACGGTACAAATTGTTACATGCATTAGctgaaggaattgataccgaaatggatgtagttgtctcaccCAACTGACACCCGTGAGTTAGGCCAAAACCAAAGCGGGTGGGGAAGGCTTTGGTCTCTACTGCCCAAAAAACGATTACGGGAAAGTGTTTTTCATCGAGGATTAGAAGATCTGATGATGGTGGGGATGGCTTTTGCGGTGAAACAAAACATGTGGTCCTCTAGTCTAGCCATTTAATCTGTCGTAGATGCCCATGATCTGGTGACAGTTAGGACATGTGTGGACGACATTCTTGCAGCTGTTCAGGCAGAACGGGATCAAGCAGCAGCCAATCCACAATCTGAAATAAACGGAACGTAGCTCGTATACCGGTAGATGGGCCTGTGTTGGAACCTAGTCAAAAAGTCGACCCCACCCTGTCTATCGACATCATAATGCCAATAATCTCCAAGGTTGGTTACAATTATGAACAGAAAGTCGTCTTTGATAGAAAAGTAACACGTAGGAAATTTGTCTCCATTCTAGACCCCGGGATTCTAGAGCACTATCCGGCTAAGTTGTCATAAAGCTGCGCGCCCACTACAGAAACCAAAGACGCATTGTTCGCTGCTGCAATATACTAACCCAACGAAGGCCAAGACACCGCAGATAACCCAGACCATCATGCCATTCGTATAGCTGACGGCAGATGTCACATGAGCTTGACAGTGCTGACATGTCCGAGTCACTGGCGCTTCCCTGTAGACCGTCATGGGCGCAGCCACCACGAAGCTGGTCCCGGTTGTAGTCGTCACGACCGGAGCTTGGTAGGAAACTGGCGGTGGTGGTAGTTGCTCGGATGGGTACCCCTGCTGGTACGGAGGGGCTGCAGTGTCAGACTGCACATCACCTGGAATATCCAAGATGATTGCAGTCAAAAGAGAACCAGCTCCAATTTTGCTTGAATCGTACAGGCCAAGCGTTATCTCAGAATCCTTTCAATGAGGCATAAACGCGCGCGTTGTCACAGTCGCATTCAGTGGAAACCTTACCCTTCATGCGCAAACGTAGCCTATTACCACCCATGTTCTGGCCAGCATTAGATCGACTGAGCAATCAAGGATTATTGCcgaattggggggggggggtaacctGTCGATCGGGAAAACCTCGCAAGAAGTTGCTGTCAGTCAGCTTGTTTACCATTTTCTGAAAGGGCCTATAGCTCTGGTAGCTTACATCGGGTCAAAATGTTGATACTATTACCGGAGAAAGTTTCCGTCCGTATCGGCGTAACCGGATGGGCgcggtatatacatgtagaacccAAGTACTACAACACGATTTATATTTGTTACGTGGGTTACCTTCTGGATGCCCTTGTCTCGGGTCTTGTTCAACTCGATTCATAGTCGATTTTCTGACGATGGTGGCCTGCAAAGATGATGAGAAATGTCACGAAGAGTGCAGCCACTGTTTGTAATGATAAATACCAACTGCGCTGAATGAATCTGCAAAGTATAGCTTCGCATCAAATGGCATCGCCATTGGAGCTCTTTTCACACGCGCAAAAGGT is drawn from Lineus longissimus chromosome 1, tnLinLong1.2, whole genome shotgun sequence and contains these coding sequences:
- the LOC135498332 gene encoding LITAF domain-containing protein-like, which produces MNRVEQDPRQGHPEGDVQSDTAAPPYQQGYPSEQLPPPPVSYQAPVVTTTTGTSFVVAAPMTVYREAPVTRTCQHCQAHVTSAVSYTNGMMVWVICGVLAFVGLWIGCCLIPFCLNSCKNVVHTCPNCHQIMGIYDRLNG